The stretch of DNA GGTGAGAAAAATCTGGCCGTACCACCTGTAGGCAACACATGATTAGGACCGGCCATGTAATCGCCCACCGGCTCGGGTGAATAATGTCCAAGGAAAACAGCCCCGGCGTTGTTCACTGACCCCAGCCAGCGATAGGGATCGGACACCAGCAACTCCAGGTGCTCGGGAGCAAATGAATTGGCCACCTGGACAGCCTCATCCAGGGTAGCAGTGATAATGATGGCCCCTCTTTCGTTAATTGATTTTTCGGCTACCTTGCGCCGGCTCAATTTAGCGAGCTGCTTACTGATTTGCTGCTGCACCTTTTCGGCTAACCCAACCACCGGCGTCACCAGTATGGATGAGGCCAGTTCATCATGCTCTGCCTGGGCCAGCATATCCGCAGCCACAAACTCTGGACTGGCCGATTCATCGGCAACAATAAGCACTTCACTGGGGCCGGCCAGCATATCTATATCCACCGCGCCAAACACCTGCCGTTTGGCCGCCGTTACATAAATATTTCCCGGACCCGTTATTTTATCCACCCGGGCAATGGTTGGAGTGCCATAGGCCAGCGCAGCTACAGCCTGGGCCCCGCCCACCCGGTAAATCTCTGTCACCCCCGCCTCGGCGGCCGCCACCAGTGTATAGGGGTTCACCGCGCCGCTGGAGTCGGGTGGCGTAACCATCACTATCTGCTTAACCCCCGCCACTGCAGCGGGAATTGCGTTCATCAACACCGAGGAAGGATAGGACGCCTTACCCCCGGGCACATAGATACCCACCCTGCTCAGGGGCGAGATTATCTGCCCCAGCATGGTACCGTCGGGTTGCGGGTCGATCCACGAATTGCGCAGCTGGCGGCAGTGATAACGATAAATATTTTGGGCGGCCACACGCAATGCTGCTAAAAAACGATCACTTACCTTTTGATAAGCAGCCTTTATTTCAGCATCCCCCACCGGAAGGTCCGAAGGTGCCAGATCAGCACCGTCCAACCTGTTGGTTATGGCACATAATTGGTCATCTCCACCATCCCGGACAGCATTAATAATATCCTTCACTACATTCTCAACCTTTTCCAAATCCACAGTTCTACTTTGTAACAGATTGGACAGGGCTTTATCCACTGATCTTATTATGCGAATCAAAAAATGCCCTCCTTTAATACATTAAAGCGATGATACAATAAAATATTAAAGCAGTATCTCTCTACTGTCAACATTAATTTTTATCTTCACCTGCATCACCTGCGCTTTGCAGCCTGTCCAGTACTGTCTTATAACCATCCGCGCCGTAATTCAAAGATCTCTTCACTCTGCTAATGGTGGCCGTGCTGGCCCCCGTACGGGAAGCAATTTCACCGTAAGTGAAGTTACCTTGCAGCATTCTGGCCACCTCCAACCGCTGCGCCATGGTTTTTAATTCTGTAACCGTGCAAACGTCCTCAAAAAATTGATAACACTCATCGGTATTGTTGAGCTTTAAAATAGCGTCAAAAAGTTGATCCAGTAAAGGATCGCGTAATTTTCCGGTGTAAGCCACCTTATTATTCCTCCCAGGTTTATTAATACATATTTAGGTTGTTATTTCTGGTTACCTAATATGCAGTTCGACAACCTGTAAACAAATCCTTTTTTTCGGTAAAGTGTTAATATAAAAAAGAGAGGCTCCGTCCCTTAAAGCTTTCGTCGACTTGATAGGTGCCGGGTGTTGAAAGGTTGAAAATCTTTGATTTTCAACCTTTCAACATCCGGCACCAAAGCCTACCTTTTCGAACAAGCTCATTAAGAAAAAATCAAGAGTCTATCGAATTAGAAAGGAAACTTATGTAAAAATTCTCCCGGTGAACTAATTTTCATGCCGATTTTATCCCCCAGGTCCAGTTCTAGAAAATGTTTGTCCAAGCTTAGCAACCAATCAACTTTCCCCGTTATGGCTGCTGCTAAAATAGCAGCATCTTTCTCGTTAATCATTTTTTTAGCTTTTTCTATATCTTCCTCGGTTGGGTCTATTAATTTAAATGGCAAATTTTTAAACAGCGAATATACATGCACCAGACCAGCAGGAAGCTTCTTTTGCACATTACGATATACTTCGCTTACAACATTCTCACAAATGCACGGGATTATAATGTTTAACTCAGCCAGTACCAAGACCTCATAAGAACCACCCTTTTTTGAAGCTAGACCTGCTATAATCACGCTGCTGTCCAAGAAGATGTTATTCCGTTTCATAAGCGTGATTGCCTTCCCTCAACTCTAGAAGTAATTTCTCTAGATCAATGTCATCGTTAAACATTTCTTTCTGAAAATTATCAGCCAACTCTTTGATAAGCAACCTTTCAGGTATTGCAACGATAGCCTTACCAATTTGAAATACTTCCAAATAAGAATCCTCTTTGATACCAAGCCTTTCTCTAATTTCAACCGGTATGGTTAGCTGTCCTTTTCCCCAGACCCTTACTTTTTTAGATTTCACAGAATCCACATATCTAACAACTCTATTATCCGACATACTATAATTCCACCTTTCAGACTTTTTAATATTATATAATGTATAAAACGGAAAGGCAAAAACCCCCGGGGAAAACCCGGAGGTTATAGTTCGGATACATTTGTAAATCGTATACGTTGGCTACCTGTTCATTAGCTTTTTACCTATATCCTTGCGGTAATGCATACCGCTGAACTTCACCCGAGATACGCCTTGATAAGCGAGTTCAATGGCCTCGGGGATACCCACAGCCCGCGCGGTTATGCCCAGCACCCGGCCACCCGCGGTAAAGCCGGATTTTACTGTTCTGCTTTCGGGCTATTAGGGCCCAAAAGCCGGCAAAAATCGTCAGGGTTATTAAACCCTAACGCTAGTATTAGCTTTTCATACTCTTACTTAATACTTTTGCAAACATTTTGAAGTATTGGTTTGGCTTCGAGGCAAATTTAGGGAAACATTTTAGGACATTATACAACCATATAGTTGCATAATAGGCAAAGCTTGTTGACTATTTATTTGTCCCTTAGATATCATAAAGAAAGGCATGACTAAAGCTTATAACGGCGATGGATACTATTCATATTACACATATCAAAGCCCGAATATTAAGTATACCGAATAATTAAGTATTAAGGGGGGAAACAAAATGTGGCTTAAGTCGTTTGTTGGACGAATAGTAATTACCGGTGTTGCCCTTATTTCCGGCTTATCATTAGGAATCTTTGGCTTTGGCCCTGCAATAGCTAACCAAAACCAAGAACTCGCTCCCGTTTATCAGATAAACGAGAATGGCCAGACATATGGCTCTGCAGCAAACGCAACGACGGAAGAAAATGAACCAGATTTAATTCTTGCAGAAGGTGAGGACGGCACTATTGGTTACGTTCTATCTAAAGATTTAAACGGAAAGCAGCCCAAGACGCCAAAGGAAGCTTTGGAAATACAGCGTAACACACCTAGCACTAGAATTATTCCGCTATATGATGTCGACGGTAAAACTGTCATTGGCGAATTCAAAATCAGCAAAGGAACGACAAAAATATTTCTTAATGAACAAAGCAATTAGTTGTATCATTTTAACGCGCACTCTATAAGGAAACGTGATATTATCTATGAGACCAAGGAAAAGGTAATCTTTCCTTGGTCTCACTAAATTTTGGGGTAAATTGAGTTTTCATAAGCTGGGGGTAATGCCTCAGGGGCCGGGTAAAACCCGGAGGGCAGGGCGCTCATCGTGAGGTGAGGTCTGAAGGGCTTGAGGAGAAGTACCAGGCCGTAATTAAAGGCTACCCCAAGGATGAACCGGTCGGCCAAAGACGGGGCAAGGTTGAGCCTGCACTATGGAGGCGAAAGCGTTCTAGTCTACCCGTCGTACCAAGGTGTGTGCGGGCGGCATGGTATGGAAGACAACCACGTGATTCAAGAGACCTCGTATCGTCTGGGAAAGATGCACCGAAAAGGGCCGGTGGGTAAACATAGTTGGAATGATGGTTACTAACGTGCACGGCCATTCCGTACAGACAAGCACGAACCAGTAAGAAATTCTATAAAGTAACCCCGAAGTGAATTTCGAAGCGGTGCGAGGAGTCGGAGAATCGCATATTACACCACGCGTTTTTGATGGCAGGAAGGGCAAAAGTGCCGGCGTTTACAGGAAAACAGGGTTGACTTGTCAATGCCCAGCTTGACTTAATTTATATCTAGAAAGTAGGTTAACTAGAGGAACCTAATGTAGATCATTATCACCAATTACCGGTAACGTGTAATGGAACCTAAGAGAGGCTTTAAACGTCAAGTAATTGAAGATAATTACTCAGGTGGAGGATGCAACATGAAAAATCCATTTTTGTTTGCACTTGTGTTATTGTTAAGTGTTTCTCTCTTTGGTTATACCAGTGGGGGGAACGAGGCTGATAAAAAAGATGAACTACCCCAAGAAAGCTCTCAACAAACCGGTGAAAGCGATAAGGAGGCAGTTGCCGACCTGGTTGAGGATTTCGGCAGCAAACTCCAAAAAGTCTCGCTTCAAGCCCCTAAGGATATAGTGAGTAAGAGTATGCAAGAAAACTATAGCGATTTCGTATCCCCCACACTTCTTGCAGAATGGCAAAGCGATCCTCTAAATGCTCCCGGGCGGATGCTTTCAAGTCCGTGGCCGGAGCGCATAGAAATTTTATCCATTGAAAAATTATCGGAAGATACGTACGAAGTTGAAGGCGAAATCATTGAAATAACGAGCACGGAGAAGGTGAGCGGCGGGGTTGCCGCAAAGTGGCCAATTACTCTCGTGGTAAAGAAAATCGATAATCGCTGGCTTATTGACGCTGTCACGCTCGTCGCGTACGAGAAAACTAACTCAATTGCCTACAGAAATACCCAATATGGCTTTAGTTTTTCCTTACCGGAGAGTTGGAAAGGTTATTCGATCGTAACTGACAAATGGGAGGGTTCCGCTCCAGAAAGCCCACAAGGTGTTAAGACTGTTGAAACTGGTCCGATGATTTCCATTAGACATCCTCAATGGACTACTCAAAACCAGCGACAGGATATACCTATCATGATATTTACTCTTACCCAATGGAATTCACTTCAGCAAGGAAAATTTCATATTGGTGCAGCGCCTATGGGGCCTAATGAACTTGGCCGTAACACCAGACACGTTTTTGCGCTTCCTGCACGTTACAATTACGCATTTCCAACAGGATTTAAAGAAGTGGAAAATATATTAGAAAGTAATCCTCTCCAGACGAACGATAAAACCCCCGAGGATAACCAATGAATATTCGGGGGTGTTTATTCGTTATTGCGAGAGAACGTAATTAATTTAGTGTAAATGGTTATAACTACCAATAAAGGAGATGACCATTTATGCAAGCCATGCAAGACAAAACGATCAAGGAATTAGCAAAGGATTGCCGCACCGTAGAAGACGTACATGAGATGCTCAAGAATCTATTCAAGGACACCTTGCAGCAGATATTCGAGGCTGAAATTGAAGAGCACCTCGGGTATAAAAAACACAGCATTGAAGGCAATAATACTGGCAACAGTCGCAACGGTTACAATAAGAAAACTATCCAGACTAAGTTCGGCAAGACAGAAGTGGAAATCCCACGGGATCGTAATGGTGAATTTGAACCAAGGCTTATCGGTAAATATGAAAAGACATCCAACCAGCTTGAAGACCAAATTATAGCCATGTACGCCAAGGGTATGTCTACACGTGATATTGAGGACCACATGAGGGATATCTACGGTATCGACGTATCCCCTACCATGGTCAGCAAGATAACAGACAAAATACTACCACTGATTGCAGAGTGGCAGTCCCGGACACTTGACCGTATATACCCTATTGTTTTCCTTGATGCTATCCATTTCAAGGTACGTAAAGATAACCGGATAATAAACAAGGCGGCCTACAGTGTGTTGGCCCTAAATATGGCAGGCCAAAAAGAAATACTTGGCATCTGGATTGGGGAAAATGAAAGTGCCAGCTTTTGGCTTGGTGTATGTAATGACCTCAAAAACAGGGGGGTGCAAGATATCCTGATTACCTGTAAAGACGGGCTTTCCGGGTTTTCTGAGGCCATAAACACTGTTTTCCCCCATACCGAAATTCAGCTTTGCATAATCCATCAAATCCGTAATTCCCTGAAGTATGTGCCATACAAAGAACAAAAGGAGTTGATGGCTGATCTTAAGCAAGTGTACCAGGCATTAACCCTGGAAGAGGCTGAGTTAGCCTTTGAAATATTCAAAGAAAACTGGGGTAAAAGACATCCCATTATAATTCGTTCCTGGGAAAAGAATTGGCTTGAGTTAACAGCTTATTTTAAATACCCATATGAAATCCGTAAAATGATTTATACTACTAATATCATCGAGGGTTACCACCGGCAACTACGGAAAGTAACCAAAACTAAAACTGCCTATCCAACAGACGATTCACTGAAGAAAATTATTTACCTGGCCACCGTTGAAGCAGCAAAAAAATGGACTATGCCAGTTAAAGATTGGAAAAATTGCATCTCCCAATTTGTCATATACTTTGGTGATAGGATAGAATCAGAGATGGCCATATAAAAGTTAGCCGGCCAACAAACCGACCGGTAGCCCTTGACATGGAGCCTCTGGGCCTGTGTTTCTGGGAGCCCACCGGGGAGTCCACGCTACGCTTTGGTCTCCCGCCGCAACAGGCTAACACAGGCCCCTCTCCATATAAAGGGCTACCTAGTTGATTCTAACTAAGATAGTTTTGTGTTAAGAGGAAAAATCATTTACACGTAATATTTCACATTCCCTATTGCGATACAATTTTAATACACTTTCCACCATTTCACACATGTCCTCCTTGAGCCAGTCCGGCTCCAGCACTTCAACGGCATCCCCCCACTGCACTATCCAAGTCTTCATTTCAGCAATGCCGTACACATAAAAGGAAACGATAACTGACCCATCGTCCATTTCCTCTTAATTACCTGGGAAGGATGGTAGATAATGTTTTTAACCCGAAATGCCACGTTAGGGCTAAATTTAAGCCTTACCTGGCATACCTCTCCGTCGTTAATCACTCCCCAGCTTTGCGCCATATGATCTTTAAGTTTAAAGTTCTCTGGATAATTAAACTTTTCCGTCATATAAGGAATGGTATCAATAATTTGGTCAACTCTAAACACCTGTATATCCTGGCGCTTCAGGCAGAAAGCTACCAGATACCAGTTTTGCCTCTTACAAATAAGGCCGTAAGGCTCTACCACCCGCTCTGTTATCTGTCTACTATATGCAACAAAATACCTGATCTTGACCCGGTAACAATATTTTAGCGCTCCCACCAGCTTGGCAAATATATCACCCACCCACTCCGGCTTAGCCGGTTCCTCCTCCACCAGGTGAATACGGTTCTGCAATTTTTCCACCGCCAGTTCAGCGGGGTTATAGTGGTATTTAAACAAAGTGGAAACCAGAACATCTTTAAGTTCATTCAGGTGGCCGGCAAGAGCGGACCCTTTCTGCTGCAACAAACTTAAGAAAAGGATTGTGGCCTTTTCGGGGCTTAAACTGGGTAAATATCCCACTTCCAGGTAATAATAAGTGTTTTTACGCCCATGTGAACTACCCCCTCCCTTCGCTCCGCTCAGGAAGGGGCTTCCATGAGTAAAACAAAGTTACGGAGTTTCCTGGTTCATAGTAGGTCCTTACTGCAACCTAGCTCCCCAGGCATGTGACCGCCGTCCCAGCGGCACAGTTTTTTGAACTATGATGCTTTAGACTTATGTAGAATATTTATTGCTGCATTGTGGTCCCTGTCAAGGACAAGGCCACAATGTGGGCAGGCATGTATTCTTACCGACAGGTCTTTCTTGACAATACTACCGCACCGGCTGCACTGCTGCGTTGTCCCGTAAGGGGGTATTTTCTCCACCATCCTACCGGCACTCTCAGCCTTGTAGGTTAGCATGGAGATGAATTCGCCCCACCCGGCGTCGGATATGCTCTTGGCCAGTTTATGGTTTTGTACCATGTTTGTTATTTGCAAGTCTTCCACTACGATCTTGCCGTATCTCCATACCAATTGATCGGATATCTTATGGTGGAAGTCTTTGCGCTGGTGGCGTATCTTTTCGTGTTGCCTGGCAAGTTTATTCCTGGCCTTGGCTCGGTTCTTTGAACCTTTCTTCTTACGTGATAAGCTTCTTTGCAGTGTTTTCAGTTTTCGTTCGGATTTTTGCAGATGCTTGGGGTTGGCTATTTTCTCTCCATTGGAGAGTACGGCAAACTCCTTTATTCCCACATCCAGGCCAATGGTCTGCCAATTGGGGGAGAATAACACCGGGTATTCTTCCACCGCCAGTACGGCGTACCATTTGCCGGACTGTTCACGCTTTATGGTACATATCTTGACTTGACCGTGTATCTCCCGGTGCAAATCTATTTTAACCAAGCCGATCTTGGATAGTTTTAGTTTATCATTTTGGAACGAGGCACCAAGGCCATCGCCAAACTGGGTGAAGGTAAGGGATTTATACTGCCCCGGTCCTTTGTATCTAGGATAACCGGGTTTCTCTCCGGCTTGCACGCGACGGAAAAAGTTGTTATAGGCGCGTTCCACGCGGAACAAAACCTCCTGGGCTACTTGCGAATGAACTTCTTTAACCTTCGGGTGCTTTGCTTTATCGGCTTTGAGAGTTTCTTGTTGTGCTATCCTGGTTAGCCCGTTGCCCGTGCGTTCATAGTAGTTTTTCCGGTCGGCCAGTGCCGAGTTGTAAATTATACGGCAGGTGGTCAACCAATTAGTTAGCTTACTTTCCTGCTCTTTATTTGGGTAGATACGAAATTTGTAATTACGGATTTCCTTGGGACTGGACATATTATTTGACATCCTCCAGTTTCACCTCCCCCACAGTGGATAAGAAATAGCTTGGCGACCAGAAGTTGCCGCCCCAAAGCTCTTTTTTAATTTCGGGATGATCTCGGAATATCAGCCTGGCTGAAGTGGACTTTAAGGAGTTGATGAACTTGGAAAGCTGAACTTCCGGTTTTGATGCAAAGATAATGTGGATGTGATCCCTATCAGTTTCTTGCTCAATTATCTGTACACCAAACTTGCCGGCTATGTCTTGGTTTACCTTCTTTAGATACTCTGATATTTCCGGCGTGAGAAATTTGCGCCGGTATTTGACGCAGCAGATGTAATGGACGAAGGGAATATACTGAATGACAGCCTCTATCAAGTTGGTATTTCATGGCTATATTGTAACAACAGAACCAAAATAAGACAAGGGTTCCTGGAAAAACAAGGCCCGCCTCTCATCCCCGCCCTTCGCCCTCGCTTCGCGAGCAAGGAAGGCTCAGGACGGGGACTTCCCGGCGGGAAAGTTAAAAATCGCTCATTTTTTATTAGCGGGACTTTTAAGTCATTTTGAATAGTGTTCAGATCACGATGAATTTGCCGCTCAGATACCTCATATTTTTTTGCAAGATCCTTAACAGTTACACCACCATACGGCGTTTTTTTATTTATGTAATCAAAAATCATATTTAGTCTTAGGGCTTTTGAAGCATCCTTATTTAGGCCTTGTGCCCATAATTAAAACCCCCCGGGAAACTCTTACAATATGGACATTTGTATATTATGAAAATTTCGCCAGGATTTTAGCAAATACCTGCCAGATGTATCTTTCAATACTTAGCGTTATTTCGACAAATAATTATATACCTAAAATAGTTATTCTATAATACACTTATAAAAAAGTAAATTAAATTTTAAGCAAAACCAAAATAAAAGTTCCAAAGTTTCGGGGGTATGACTTATCATGACAACTACAAAAGCATCAATGGATAAAATTTTGGAATTAGCATTTGATCACACTATCTCTCCTATGGCTATATTAGATAAAAACTTTAATTTTATAAAGGTGAACGAAGCTTATACTAAAGCCGATAATCGTGAAGTATCAGAATTTTCCGGACGCAACCACTTTGATTTATACCCGTCTGATTGTATATCAATATTTGAAGAGGCTATAAAAACTAAAAAGGTATATCAAGCTTTTGCAAAACCTTTTGTATACGAAAAAAACCCAGAACGTGGAGTTACATATTGGGATTGGACACTAGTACCGATCATAGGCGATACGGATGAAGTAGAATATCTTATTTTAACCCTTAAAGACGTAACAGCCAGTGAACGAGCAAAGATAGAAATAGAAAACTTCTTGGAACTCTCCAATGATTTAATGTGCATAACAGATTGTGAGCCCAGCTTCAAGCGTACTAACCCAGCCTTTATGCAAATACTTGGATACACAAAAGAAGATCTCATTAATAAAAAAATTATAGATTTTGTCCATCATAATGATAAAGAGAAATTAATTTTGGCTAAAAAAGAAGCCATTGCCACCGGTAAGCTAGTAGCAAATTTAATAGTTAAAATCCGTTGCAGGAATGGAACATATAAATGGATTGAGTGGTCATGTGTACCTGAAATAGGACTAAATAATTTCTACTGTATTGGGAGAGATATAACTGAACATGAAAAAAATCAAGAAAATTTGCTATTAATGAAAGAACGTTTTTCAAAAGCTTTCAATGCCAGCCCAAGCCTTATGATAATATATGAATTTAAAACCGGGAGAATCATTGACGCTAATAAAAGTTTTTTACAAACAACTGGTTATAAGCTAGATGAGGTTTTAGGACATACGTCACTAGAATTAAAGCTATGGCCAAAAACCAAACAAAGAGAATTAATTAGATCAAAGATATTAAAAAAGGGGCATGTAAACAATCACGAAATAAAGTTCTACTCAAAATCGGGTGCTATTCATATAGGGCTTTATTCGGCAGAGCTATTGAAGATAAATAACAAGACATACGCTTTAGCGTCAATAAATGATATTACAGAAGTCAAAAAAGTAGAAAAAGAAATGGCTAAACTGGACCGGTTAAATCTCGTTGGACAAATGGCAGCAGGTATTGGCCATGAAGTAAGGAACCCAATGACAACAGTGCGTGGTTTCCTACAACTCATTTCTTCTAAAAAAGAAAGCACTAAATATAAAAATTACTATGATTTAATGATTGACGAATTGGATAGAGCTAATTCTATAATTACTGAGTTTTTATCTCTTGCCAAGCATAAGCCTGATAATCTGCAAAATAATAATCTTAATAAAATTATAAAAAATATTTAC from Desulfoscipio gibsoniae DSM 7213 encodes:
- a CDS encoding putative toxin-antitoxin system toxin component, PIN family, translating into MKRNNIFLDSSVIIAGLASKKGGSYEVLVLAELNIIIPCICENVVSEVYRNVQKKLPAGLVHVYSLFKNLPFKLIDPTEEDIEKAKKMINEKDAAILAAAITGKVDWLLSLDKHFLELDLGDKIGMKISSPGEFLHKFPF
- the hisD gene encoding histidinol dehydrogenase; translated protein: MIRIIRSVDKALSNLLQSRTVDLEKVENVVKDIINAVRDGGDDQLCAITNRLDGADLAPSDLPVGDAEIKAAYQKVSDRFLAALRVAAQNIYRYHCRQLRNSWIDPQPDGTMLGQIISPLSRVGIYVPGGKASYPSSVLMNAIPAAVAGVKQIVMVTPPDSSGAVNPYTLVAAAEAGVTEIYRVGGAQAVAALAYGTPTIARVDKITGPGNIYVTAAKRQVFGAVDIDMLAGPSEVLIVADESASPEFVAADMLAQAEHDELASSILVTPVVGLAEKVQQQISKQLAKLSRRKVAEKSINERGAIIITATLDEAVQVANSFAPEHLELLVSDPYRWLGSVNNAGAVFLGHYSPEPVGDYMAGPNHVLPTGGTARFFSPLNVDTFMKKTSLIGYSPRALARDGEHIVALAGTEGLDAHAASVQCRLSVLAESLNDGLSGAQNINSGAISHGLPTLPALTDNKYAPRNLPGMSGIKPGFGDLPGRTPPQKGSNNPATNFNRWNNNPGEGERR
- a CDS encoding AbrB/MazE/SpoVT family DNA-binding domain-containing protein, whose protein sequence is MSDNRVVRYVDSVKSKKVRVWGKGQLTIPVEIRERLGIKEDSYLEVFQIGKAIVAIPERLLIKELADNFQKEMFNDDIDLEKLLLELREGNHAYETE
- the tnpA gene encoding IS200/IS605 family transposase, with amino-acid sequence MIEAVIQYIPFVHYICCVKYRRKFLTPEISEYLKKVNQDIAGKFGVQIIEQETDRDHIHIIFASKPEVQLSKFINSLKSTSARLIFRDHPEIKKELWGGNFWSPSYFLSTVGEVKLEDVK
- a CDS encoding RNA-guided endonuclease InsQ/TnpB family protein, translated to MSNNMSSPKEIRNYKFRIYPNKEQESKLTNWLTTCRIIYNSALADRKNYYERTGNGLTRIAQQETLKADKAKHPKVKEVHSQVAQEVLFRVERAYNNFFRRVQAGEKPGYPRYKGPGQYKSLTFTQFGDGLGASFQNDKLKLSKIGLVKIDLHREIHGQVKICTIKREQSGKWYAVLAVEEYPVLFSPNWQTIGLDVGIKEFAVLSNGEKIANPKHLQKSERKLKTLQRSLSRKKKGSKNRAKARNKLARQHEKIRHQRKDFHHKISDQLVWRYGKIVVEDLQITNMVQNHKLAKSISDAGWGEFISMLTYKAESAGRMVEKIPPYGTTQQCSRCGSIVKKDLSVRIHACPHCGLVLDRDHNAAINILHKSKAS
- a CDS encoding PAS domain-containing protein, with protein sequence MTTTKASMDKILELAFDHTISPMAILDKNFNFIKVNEAYTKADNREVSEFSGRNHFDLYPSDCISIFEEAIKTKKVYQAFAKPFVYEKNPERGVTYWDWTLVPIIGDTDEVEYLILTLKDVTASERAKIEIENFLELSNDLMCITDCEPSFKRTNPAFMQILGYTKEDLINKKIIDFVHHNDKEKLILAKKEAIATGKLVANLIVKIRCRNGTYKWIEWSCVPEIGLNNFYCIGRDITEHEKNQENLLLMKERFSKAFNASPSLMIIYEFKTGRIIDANKSFLQTTGYKLDEVLGHTSLELKLWPKTKQRELIRSKILKKGHVNNHEIKFYSKSGAIHIGLYSAELLKINNKTYALASINDITEVKKVEKEMAKLDRLNLVGQMAAGIGHEVRNPMTTVRGFLQLISSKKESTKYKNYYDLMIDELDRANSIITEFLSLAKHKPDNLQNNNLNKIIKNIYPLIEAEARRQDKFFSLDLDEIPEALLNENEIRQLVLNLVHNGLEAMSTGGKLTIKTSIDLNEVVLSVSDEGPGIDPEVLEKIGTPFFTTKCNGTGLGLAVCYSIVKRHNAIVNITTSPKGTTFHVRFRNPLVCSSNYERISHIQEG
- a CDS encoding YerC/YecD family TrpR-related protein — translated: MAYTGKLRDPLLDQLFDAILKLNNTDECYQFFEDVCTVTELKTMAQRLEVARMLQGNFTYGEIASRTGASTATISRVKRSLNYGADGYKTVLDRLQSAGDAGEDKN
- a CDS encoding IS256-like element ISDgi1 family transposase, with protein sequence MQAMQDKTIKELAKDCRTVEDVHEMLKNLFKDTLQQIFEAEIEEHLGYKKHSIEGNNTGNSRNGYNKKTIQTKFGKTEVEIPRDRNGEFEPRLIGKYEKTSNQLEDQIIAMYAKGMSTRDIEDHMRDIYGIDVSPTMVSKITDKILPLIAEWQSRTLDRIYPIVFLDAIHFKVRKDNRIINKAAYSVLALNMAGQKEILGIWIGENESASFWLGVCNDLKNRGVQDILITCKDGLSGFSEAINTVFPHTEIQLCIIHQIRNSLKYVPYKEQKELMADLKQVYQALTLEEAELAFEIFKENWGKRHPIIIRSWEKNWLELTAYFKYPYEIRKMIYTTNIIEGYHRQLRKVTKTKTAYPTDDSLKKIIYLATVEAAKKWTMPVKDWKNCISQFVIYFGDRIESEMAI